One region of Streptomyces capillispiralis genomic DNA includes:
- a CDS encoding glycoside hydrolase family 13 protein, whose product MSQQHSAAPAPTPTSDAAVATVTRRRDWWRDAVIYQVYPRSFADSNGDGMGDLEGIRSRLPYLRDLGVDAVWLSPFYASPQADAGYDVADYRAVDPMFGTLLDADALIRDAHALGLRIIVDLVPNHSSDQHEWFKRALAEGPGSPSRDRYHFRPGKGANGELPPNDWESIFGGPAWTRVTEPDGTPGEWYLHLFAPEQPDFNWEHPAVGDEFRSILRFWLDMGVDGFRIDVAHGMVKAEGLPDLGSHEQLKLLGNDVMPFFDQDGVHDIYRQWRLILDEYSDPMGPEGPSAEGRGRETGGRIFVAEAWTPTVERTANYVRPDELHQAFNFQYLGTHWDAAELREVIDRTLDAMRPVGAPATWVLSNHDVTRHATRFANPAGLGTQIRLAGDRELGLRRARAATLLMLALPGSAYVYQGEELGLPDVVDLPDEVRQDPAYFRGAGQDGFRDGCRVPIPWTREGSSYGFGDGGSWLPQPAGWGELSVEAQTGEPGSTLELYRSALAVRRERADLGAGDAVEWLRAPEGVLAFRRGEFVCVANTTGESVTTPAYGRVLLASGAVEETAGEAKVPADTTVWWTTG is encoded by the coding sequence ATGAGCCAGCAGCACTCCGCCGCCCCGGCCCCGACCCCCACCTCCGACGCGGCCGTCGCCACCGTCACCCGGCGCCGCGACTGGTGGCGGGACGCGGTGATCTACCAGGTGTACCCGCGCAGCTTCGCCGACAGCAACGGCGACGGCATGGGCGACCTGGAGGGCATCCGCTCCCGCCTGCCGTACCTGCGCGACCTCGGTGTGGACGCCGTGTGGCTCAGCCCCTTCTACGCCTCGCCGCAGGCCGACGCCGGCTACGACGTCGCCGACTACCGCGCCGTCGACCCCATGTTCGGCACCCTGCTCGACGCGGACGCGCTGATCCGCGACGCCCACGCACTGGGCCTGAGGATCATCGTCGACCTGGTGCCCAACCACTCCTCCGACCAGCACGAGTGGTTCAAGCGCGCCCTCGCCGAGGGCCCCGGCTCCCCGTCGCGGGACCGCTACCACTTCCGGCCCGGCAAGGGCGCGAACGGCGAGCTGCCGCCCAACGACTGGGAGTCGATCTTCGGCGGCCCGGCCTGGACCCGGGTCACCGAGCCCGACGGCACGCCCGGCGAGTGGTACCTGCACCTCTTCGCGCCGGAGCAGCCCGACTTCAACTGGGAGCACCCGGCGGTCGGCGACGAGTTCCGCTCCATCCTGCGGTTCTGGCTGGACATGGGCGTGGACGGCTTCCGCATCGACGTCGCCCACGGCATGGTCAAGGCCGAGGGCCTGCCCGACCTCGGCTCGCACGAGCAGCTGAAACTGCTGGGCAACGATGTCATGCCGTTCTTCGACCAGGACGGCGTGCACGACATCTACCGGCAGTGGCGGCTCATCCTCGACGAGTACAGCGATCCGATGGGGCCCGAAGGGCCTTCCGCGGAAGGGCGGGGGCGGGAGACGGGCGGGCGCATCTTCGTCGCCGAGGCCTGGACGCCGACCGTCGAGCGCACCGCCAACTACGTCCGCCCCGACGAGCTGCACCAGGCGTTCAACTTCCAGTACCTGGGCACCCACTGGGACGCCGCGGAGCTGCGCGAGGTCATCGACCGCACGCTGGACGCCATGCGCCCGGTCGGCGCCCCGGCCACCTGGGTGCTCTCCAACCACGACGTCACCCGCCACGCCACCCGCTTCGCCAACCCGGCGGGCCTCGGCACCCAGATCCGCCTGGCCGGCGACCGCGAGCTGGGTCTGCGCCGGGCCCGCGCGGCGACGCTGCTGATGCTGGCGCTGCCCGGTTCGGCGTACGTCTACCAGGGCGAGGAGCTGGGCCTGCCGGACGTCGTGGACCTGCCGGACGAGGTGCGCCAGGACCCGGCGTACTTCCGCGGCGCGGGCCAGGACGGCTTCCGCGACGGCTGCCGGGTGCCGATCCCGTGGACCCGCGAGGGCTCCTCGTACGGCTTCGGCGACGGCGGCAGCTGGCTGCCGCAGCCCGCCGGCTGGGGCGAGCTGAGCGTGGAGGCGCAGACCGGCGAGCCCGGTTCGACGCTGGAGCTGTACCGGTCCGCGCTCGCCGTGCGCCGGGAGCGGGCCGACCTGGGCGCGGGCGACGCGGTGGAGTGGCTGCGCGCGCCCGAGGGCGTGCTCGCCTTCCGGCGCGGGGAGTTCGTGTGCGTCGCCAACACCACCGGTGAGTCGGTGACGACCCCGGCGTACGGGCGGGTGCTGCTCGCCAGCGGTGCGGTGGAGGAGACGGCCGGCGAGGCGAAGGTGCCGGCCGACACCACCGTGTGGTGGACGACGGGCTGA
- a CDS encoding alpha-amylase, producing MARRTLAGAVALAAASVVMAPTGAQASPPGSKDVTAVLFEWNFASVARECTTTLGPAGYGYVQVSPPAEHIQGSQWWTSYQPVSYKIAGRLGDRAAFQNMVNTCHAAGVKVVADAVVNHMSAGSGTGTGGSSYTKYTYPGLYSSYDFDNCTAQITNYQDRGNVQNCELVGLADLDTGEDYVRGAIAKYLNDLLSLGVDGFRVDAAKHMPAADLANIKSRLSNPGVYWKQEVIHGAGEAVQPTEYTGNGDVQEFRYAYDLKRVFNNENLAYLKNYGEGWGYMNSGVSGVFVDNHDTERNGSTLSYKDGANYTLANVFMLAWPYGAPDINSGYEFTDHDAGPPNGGRVDACWQSGWKCQHAWPEIRSMVAFRNATRGQAVTNWWDNGGDAIAFGRGSKGFVAINHESGSLTRTYQTSLAAGTYCDVQNNRTVTVNGSGQLTATLGGNTALAVYAGKSSC from the coding sequence ATGGCACGCAGAACCCTCGCCGGGGCCGTCGCTCTCGCGGCCGCCTCGGTTGTCATGGCCCCGACCGGAGCGCAGGCGTCCCCGCCCGGCAGCAAGGACGTCACGGCCGTCCTGTTCGAGTGGAACTTCGCCTCGGTCGCCCGTGAGTGCACCACCACCCTCGGCCCCGCCGGCTACGGATACGTCCAGGTCTCCCCGCCCGCCGAGCACATACAGGGCTCGCAGTGGTGGACGTCGTACCAGCCGGTCAGCTACAAGATCGCCGGGCGGCTCGGTGACCGCGCCGCGTTCCAGAACATGGTGAACACCTGCCACGCGGCCGGTGTGAAGGTCGTCGCCGACGCCGTCGTCAACCACATGTCCGCGGGCAGCGGCACCGGCACCGGCGGCTCGTCGTACACGAAGTACACCTACCCCGGCCTGTACTCCTCGTACGACTTCGACAACTGCACCGCGCAGATCACCAACTACCAGGACCGCGGCAACGTCCAGAACTGCGAACTCGTCGGCCTCGCCGACCTCGACACCGGCGAGGACTACGTCCGCGGCGCCATCGCCAAGTACCTCAACGACCTGCTCTCCCTCGGCGTGGACGGCTTCCGCGTCGACGCCGCCAAGCACATGCCGGCCGCCGACCTGGCGAACATCAAGTCCCGCCTGAGCAACCCGGGCGTGTACTGGAAGCAGGAGGTCATCCACGGCGCGGGCGAGGCCGTCCAGCCCACCGAGTACACGGGCAACGGCGACGTCCAGGAGTTCCGCTACGCCTACGACCTCAAGCGGGTCTTCAACAACGAGAACCTCGCCTACCTGAAGAACTACGGCGAGGGCTGGGGCTACATGAACAGCGGTGTCTCGGGCGTCTTCGTCGACAACCACGACACCGAGCGCAACGGCTCGACCCTGAGCTACAAGGACGGCGCGAACTACACCCTGGCCAACGTCTTCATGCTGGCCTGGCCCTACGGCGCCCCCGACATCAACTCCGGCTACGAGTTCACCGACCACGACGCCGGACCGCCCAACGGGGGCCGGGTCGACGCCTGCTGGCAGAGCGGCTGGAAGTGCCAGCACGCCTGGCCGGAGATCAGGTCCATGGTCGCCTTCCGCAACGCCACCCGCGGCCAGGCGGTCACCAACTGGTGGGACAACGGCGGCGACGCGATCGCCTTCGGCCGGGGCAGCAAGGGCTTCGTGGCCATCAACCACGAGTCCGGCTCGCTGACCCGCACGTACCAGACGTCCCTCGCGGCGGGCACGTACTGCGACGTGCAGAACAACAGGACCGTGACGGTGAACGGCTCCGGCCAGCTCACCGCCACCCTCGGCGGCAACACGGCCCTCGCGGTGTACGCGGGCAAGTCGAGCTGCTGA
- the pulA gene encoding pullulanase-type alpha-1,6-glucosidase, with protein MIPRWPAPPGRRTARGRRVAAVTVAALAAALVQPLAARAVTPPAPPSDARLAESPARHDLTREQFYFVLPDRFANGDPKNDRGGLTGSRLTTGYDPADKGFYQGGDLKGLTEKLDYIKGLGTTAIWMAPIFKNQPVQGTGDNASAGYHGYWITDFTQVDPHFGTNDDLEKLIDKAHAKGMKVFFDVITNHTADVVDYEEKSYDYLSKGAFPYLTKDGEPFDDADYADGSRRFPRVDSGSFPRTPVVPAAKKDTKVPSWLNDPEMYHNRGDSTFAGESAEYGDFSGLDDLWTERPEVVDGMESIYRRWVRDFDIDGFRIDTVKHVNMEFWTQWATALDAYAAKQGRDDFFMFGEVYSADTDITAPYVTEGRLDATLDFPFQEAARQYASQGGSAKRLAAVFGDDHKYTTGRANAYEQVTFLGNHDMGRIGTFLKQDDPDASDAELLRKDMLANELMFLSRGNPVVYYGDEQGFTGAGGDKDARQTLFASRTADYLDDDLIGSDRTHAEDTYDTRSPLYRRISALAKLRTAHPALTDGIQRERYAADGAGVYAFSRTGTGKDTTEYVVAFNNAAEPRTATFATDSARMTFKGLHGTDATVTSDADRKITVTVPAGSAIVLKASGPLAEPAAEPTVSLKAPDAGATGTVEVTADTGGTSRSSEAESGGGGQLNRVVFAAQTGNGRWQTLGSADHAPYKVTHTIGEDVPAGTALRYKAVVIDSAGRTASALAASTTGTPQAEAPPTAVSRDYAVVHYKRADGDYDDWGLYAWGDLADGEATEWPKSHPFTGRDAYGAFAYVKLKPGASDVGFLVIDKDGTKDVSTDRTIDLTTTGEIWIEQGKETVTTERPEYPAQDTTKAVLHYHRADGGYDGWGLHTWTGAANPTEWSNPLKPVRTDAYGAVFEVPLTEGATSLSYILHKGDEKDLPSDRSLDLRADGHEVWLLSGQEAYLLPQPAGSAAALDLSTAKAVWIDRDTVVWDGSDAAASTQLLASRTGSVTVRDGTLVGDDARWLRLARTSLTDAQKAKFPHLEDGTAWTVDPRDRDRVREALRGQVIASQRAAGGTSQASGTGGGAVLAATGVQLAGVLDDLYAADATRADLGPVFRHGRPTLSVWAPTAQQVSLEIGGRTVPMRRDGDSGVWSVTGPRSWKGAEYRYAVKVWAPEARAVVTNKVTDPYSVALTTDSERSLVVDLADRSLAPKGWTSLDKPEAVPLKDAQIQELHIRDFSVEDRTASDPGTYLAFTDQDSDGSRHLRELAAAGTSYVHLLPAFDIATIPERKSDQASPDCDLASYPADSDQQQRCVAKTAAKDAYNWGYDPYHYTVPEGSYATDPDGTARTVEFRKMVKALNEDGLRVVMDVVYNHTAASGQARTSVLDRIVPGYYQRLLADGSVANSTCCANTATENAMMGKLVVDSVVTWAKEYKVDGFRFDLMGHHPKANILAVRAALDALTVEKDGVDGKSVILYGEGWNFGEIADDARFEQATQQNMAGTGIATFSDRARDAVRGGGPFDEDPGVQGFASGLYTDPNSSKANGTEAEQKARLLHYQDLIKVGLSGNLADYTFTDTSGKEVKGSQVDYNGAPAGYAAAPGDALAYADAHDNESLFDALAFKLPKDTSADDRARMQVLAMATATLSQGPALSQAGTDLLRSKSLDRNSYDSGDWFNAIHWNCADGNGFGRGLPPAADNEDKWPYATPLLGAVKAGCPQIEGASAAYRDLLEIRSTEKAFSLDTAAQVQSRLAFPLSGKDETPGVITMKLGDLVVVFNATPERQEQRVAALAGTGHGLHPVQAAGGDTVVKTSSYAKGTGTFTVPARTVAVFTAAG; from the coding sequence TTGATACCCAGATGGCCCGCGCCCCCGGGGCGCCGCACCGCGCGCGGCAGACGTGTCGCCGCCGTCACCGTGGCCGCGCTCGCCGCCGCCCTCGTGCAGCCGCTCGCCGCCCGCGCCGTCACCCCGCCCGCGCCCCCCTCGGACGCGCGGCTGGCCGAGTCGCCGGCGCGGCACGACCTCACGCGCGAGCAGTTCTACTTCGTCCTGCCGGACCGTTTCGCCAACGGCGACCCGAAGAACGACCGCGGCGGACTGACCGGTTCGCGCCTCACCACCGGCTACGACCCCGCCGACAAGGGCTTCTACCAGGGAGGCGACCTCAAGGGCCTCACCGAGAAGCTCGACTACATCAAGGGCCTGGGCACCACCGCCATCTGGATGGCGCCCATCTTCAAGAACCAGCCGGTGCAGGGCACCGGCGACAACGCCTCGGCCGGCTACCACGGCTACTGGATCACCGACTTCACCCAGGTCGACCCGCACTTCGGCACCAACGACGACCTCGAGAAGCTCATCGACAAGGCCCACGCCAAGGGCATGAAGGTCTTCTTCGACGTCATCACCAACCACACCGCCGACGTCGTCGACTACGAGGAGAAGTCCTACGACTACCTCTCCAAGGGCGCCTTCCCGTACCTGACGAAGGACGGTGAGCCCTTCGACGACGCCGACTACGCGGACGGCTCCCGGCGATTCCCGCGCGTGGACTCCGGTTCCTTCCCGCGCACCCCGGTCGTGCCCGCCGCCAAGAAGGACACCAAGGTCCCCTCCTGGCTCAACGACCCGGAGATGTACCACAACCGCGGCGACTCCACCTTCGCCGGCGAGTCCGCCGAGTACGGCGACTTCTCCGGCCTCGACGACCTGTGGACCGAGCGTCCCGAGGTCGTCGACGGCATGGAGAGCATCTACCGGCGCTGGGTGCGGGACTTCGACATCGACGGCTTCCGGATCGACACCGTGAAGCACGTCAACATGGAGTTCTGGACCCAGTGGGCCACCGCCCTGGACGCCTACGCGGCGAAGCAGGGCCGGGACGACTTCTTCATGTTCGGCGAGGTGTACTCCGCCGACACCGACATCACCGCCCCGTACGTCACCGAGGGCCGGCTCGACGCCACGCTCGACTTCCCGTTCCAGGAGGCGGCCCGCCAGTACGCCTCCCAGGGCGGCAGCGCGAAGAGGCTCGCGGCCGTCTTCGGCGACGACCACAAGTACACGACCGGCCGGGCCAACGCCTACGAGCAGGTCACCTTCCTCGGCAACCACGACATGGGCCGCATCGGCACGTTCCTGAAGCAGGACGACCCGGACGCCTCCGACGCCGAGCTGCTGAGGAAGGACATGCTCGCCAACGAGCTGATGTTCCTCAGCCGCGGCAACCCGGTCGTCTACTACGGCGACGAGCAGGGCTTCACCGGCGCCGGCGGCGACAAGGACGCCCGCCAGACCCTGTTCGCCTCCCGCACCGCCGACTACCTCGACGACGACCTGATCGGCAGCGACCGCACCCACGCCGAGGACACCTACGACACCCGCTCCCCGCTCTACCGGCGGATCAGCGCCCTCGCGAAGCTCCGCACGGCGCACCCCGCCCTCACCGACGGCATCCAGCGGGAGCGGTACGCGGCCGACGGCGCGGGCGTCTACGCCTTCTCCCGCACCGGAACGGGCAAGGACACCACCGAGTACGTGGTCGCCTTCAACAACGCCGCCGAGCCGAGGACCGCGACCTTCGCCACGGACTCCGCCCGGATGACGTTCAAGGGCCTCCACGGCACCGACGCCACCGTCACCAGCGACGCCGACAGGAAGATCACGGTCACCGTCCCGGCCGGTTCGGCGATCGTACTGAAGGCGTCCGGCCCGCTCGCCGAGCCCGCCGCCGAGCCGACGGTCAGCCTGAAGGCCCCGGACGCCGGCGCCACCGGCACCGTCGAGGTCACCGCCGACACTGGGGGCACCTCCCGCTCGAGCGAAGCCGAGAGTGGGGGAGGCGGACAGCTCAACCGCGTCGTCTTCGCCGCCCAGACCGGCAACGGCAGGTGGCAGACGCTCGGCTCCGCCGACCACGCCCCCTACAAGGTCACCCACACCATCGGCGAGGACGTGCCCGCCGGCACCGCCCTGCGCTACAAGGCCGTCGTGATCGACTCGGCCGGCCGCACCGCGAGCGCCCTGGCCGCCTCCACCACCGGCACTCCGCAGGCCGAGGCCCCGCCCACCGCCGTCTCCCGCGACTACGCGGTCGTCCACTACAAGCGCGCCGACGGCGACTACGACGACTGGGGCCTGTACGCCTGGGGCGACCTGGCGGACGGTGAGGCCACCGAGTGGCCCAAGAGCCACCCCTTCACCGGCCGCGACGCCTACGGCGCCTTCGCCTACGTCAAGCTCAAGCCGGGCGCCTCCGACGTGGGCTTCCTGGTGATCGACAAGGACGGCACCAAGGACGTCTCCACCGACCGCACGATCGACCTCACCACGACCGGTGAGATCTGGATCGAGCAGGGCAAGGAGACCGTCACCACCGAACGGCCCGAGTACCCGGCCCAGGACACCACCAAGGCCGTGCTGCACTACCACCGCGCCGACGGCGGTTACGACGGCTGGGGCCTGCACACCTGGACCGGCGCCGCGAACCCCACCGAGTGGTCGAACCCCCTGAAGCCGGTGAGGACCGACGCCTACGGCGCGGTCTTCGAGGTGCCGCTCACCGAGGGCGCCACCAGCCTCAGCTACATCCTCCACAAGGGCGACGAGAAGGACCTCCCGTCCGACCGGTCGCTGGACCTCAGGGCCGACGGCCACGAGGTGTGGCTGCTGAGCGGCCAGGAGGCGTACCTGCTGCCGCAGCCCGCCGGTTCCGCGGCCGCCCTCGACCTGTCCACCGCCAAGGCGGTCTGGATCGACCGGGACACCGTCGTCTGGGACGGCTCCGACGCCGCCGCCTCCACCCAGCTCCTCGCCTCCCGCACCGGCTCGGTCACGGTGCGGGACGGCACGCTCGTCGGCGACGACGCGCGCTGGCTGCGCCTGGCGAGGACGTCCCTCACCGACGCCCAGAAGGCGAAGTTCCCGCACCTGGAGGACGGCACCGCCTGGACCGTCGACCCGCGCGACCGGGACCGCGTGCGCGAGGCCCTGCGCGGCCAGGTGATCGCCTCCCAGCGCGCCGCTGGGGGCACCTCCCAGGCTTCCGGCACTGGGGGAGGCGCCGTGCTCGCCGCGACCGGCGTGCAGCTCGCGGGCGTCCTCGACGACCTGTACGCCGCCGACGCCACGCGGGCGGACCTCGGCCCGGTGTTCCGCCACGGCCGGCCCACCCTCTCCGTGTGGGCGCCGACCGCCCAGCAGGTGTCCCTGGAGATCGGCGGCCGCACCGTCCCGATGCGCCGCGACGGCGACTCCGGCGTCTGGTCCGTCACCGGCCCCCGCTCCTGGAAGGGCGCGGAGTACCGGTACGCGGTGAAGGTGTGGGCGCCCGAGGCCCGCGCGGTCGTCACCAACAAGGTCACCGACCCCTACTCGGTCGCCCTGACCACCGACTCCGAGCGCAGCCTCGTCGTCGACCTCGCCGACCGGAGCCTCGCCCCCAAGGGCTGGACGTCCCTCGACAAGCCGGAGGCCGTGCCGCTGAAGGACGCCCAGATCCAGGAACTGCACATCCGCGACTTCTCCGTCGAGGACCGCACCGCGAGCGACCCGGGCACCTACCTGGCCTTCACCGACCAGGACAGCGACGGCTCGCGGCACCTGCGGGAGCTGGCCGCGGCCGGCACCTCGTACGTGCACCTGCTGCCCGCGTTCGACATCGCCACCATCCCCGAGAGGAAGTCCGACCAGGCGAGCCCCGACTGCGACCTCGCCTCCTACCCGGCCGACTCCGACCAGCAGCAGCGGTGCGTGGCGAAGACGGCCGCCAAGGACGCCTACAACTGGGGCTACGACCCGTACCACTACACGGTCCCCGAGGGTTCCTACGCCACCGACCCGGACGGCACCGCCCGCACGGTCGAGTTCCGGAAGATGGTCAAGGCGCTCAACGAGGACGGCCTGCGCGTCGTCATGGACGTCGTCTACAACCACACCGCCGCGAGCGGGCAGGCGAGGACCAGCGTCCTGGACCGGATCGTGCCCGGCTACTACCAGCGGCTGCTGGCCGACGGCTCGGTCGCCAACAGCACCTGCTGCGCCAACACGGCCACCGAGAACGCCATGATGGGCAAGCTGGTCGTGGACTCCGTGGTCACCTGGGCCAAGGAGTACAAGGTCGACGGCTTCCGCTTCGACCTCATGGGCCACCACCCCAAGGCCAACATCCTCGCCGTCCGCGCGGCCCTCGACGCGCTGACCGTCGAGAAGGACGGCGTCGACGGCAAGAGCGTCATCCTGTACGGCGAGGGCTGGAACTTCGGCGAGATCGCCGACGACGCCCGCTTCGAACAGGCCACGCAGCAGAACATGGCCGGCACCGGCATCGCCACCTTCTCCGACCGGGCCCGTGACGCCGTGCGCGGCGGCGGCCCCTTCGACGAGGACCCCGGCGTGCAGGGCTTCGCCTCCGGCCTCTACACCGACCCCAACTCCTCGAAGGCCAACGGCACCGAGGCCGAGCAGAAGGCCCGCCTGCTGCACTACCAGGACCTGATCAAGGTGGGCCTGAGCGGCAACCTCGCCGACTACACCTTCACCGACACCAGCGGCAAGGAGGTCAAGGGCTCCCAGGTCGACTACAACGGCGCCCCCGCCGGCTACGCGGCCGCCCCCGGCGACGCCCTCGCCTACGCGGACGCGCACGACAACGAGTCGCTGTTCGACGCGCTCGCCTTCAAGCTGCCGAAGGACACCTCCGCGGACGACCGGGCCCGCATGCAGGTCCTCGCCATGGCGACGGCCACCCTCTCGCAGGGCCCGGCCCTCTCCCAGGCGGGCACCGACCTGCTGCGCTCCAAGTCCCTGGACCGCAACTCCTACGACAGCGGCGACTGGTTCAACGCCATCCACTGGAACTGCGCGGACGGCAACGGCTTCGGCCGCGGCCTGCCCCCGGCCGCCGACAACGAGGACAAGTGGCCCTACGCCACGCCCCTGCTGGGCGCGGTGAAGGCCGGCTGCCCGCAGATCGAGGGCGCCTCGGCCGCGTACCGGGACCTGCTGGAGATCCGCTCCACGGAGAAGGCGTTCTCCCTGGACACGGCCGCGCAGGTGCAGTCCCGGCTCGCCTTCCCGCTGTCCGGGAAGGACGAGACGCCCGGCGTCATCACCATGAAGCTCGGTGACCTCGTCGTCGTCTTCAACGCCACACCGGAGCGGCAGGAGCAGCGCGTCGCCGCGCTCGCCGGGACGGGCCACGGCCTGCACCCGGTGCAGGCGGCGGGCGGGGACACGGTCGTGAAGACCTCGTCCTACGCCAAGGGCACCGGCACGTTCACCGTCCCGGCGCGCACGGTCGCCGTGTTCACCGCCGCCGGCTGA
- a CDS encoding 5-carboxymethyl-2-hydroxymuconate Delta-isomerase has product MPQITVDYSERLADGFDRPAFARDLHTAVVEIAAAKPPACKTRFRHTEDVVVGPDTDGHALVHVHIGLLPGRTDDTKARLTETVLELLRRYVKAEQGVTLHASAEIRDLDASYRKFEE; this is encoded by the coding sequence ATGCCGCAGATCACCGTCGACTACTCCGAGCGTCTGGCGGACGGCTTCGACCGGCCCGCCTTCGCGCGGGACCTGCACACCGCCGTCGTGGAGATCGCGGCCGCGAAGCCGCCCGCGTGCAAGACGCGGTTCCGGCACACCGAGGACGTCGTGGTCGGCCCCGACACCGACGGGCACGCCCTCGTGCACGTGCACATCGGCCTGCTGCCCGGCCGCACCGACGACACCAAGGCCCGGCTCACCGAGACGGTCCTGGAGCTGCTGCGGCGGTACGTCAAGGCCGAGCAGGGCGTGACGCTGCACGCCTCCGCCGAGATCCGCGACCTCGACGCGTCGTACCGGAAGTTCGAGGAGTAG
- a CDS encoding TetR/AcrR family transcriptional regulator, translated as MTTGVRRRMGVEERRQQLIGVALELFSRRSPDEVSIDEIASRAGISRPLVYHYFPGKLSLYEAALRRASEDLASRFVEPHEGPLGSRLRRVMSRFFDFVDAHGPGFSALMRGGPAVGSSTTNALVDSVRQAAYEQVLAHMGVAEPVPARLELVVRSWISLVESTALIWLDGRRIPREELETQLVQDFAALAAVAAARDAELAALLRGLLAKEPGDGPFTDLAARLIALASP; from the coding sequence ATGACTACCGGGGTGCGTCGCAGGATGGGAGTCGAGGAGCGGCGGCAGCAGTTGATCGGCGTGGCCCTCGAACTGTTCAGCCGTCGTTCGCCCGACGAGGTTTCCATCGACGAGATAGCGTCGCGCGCGGGCATCTCGCGCCCGCTGGTGTACCACTACTTCCCCGGCAAACTCAGCCTGTACGAGGCGGCGTTGAGGCGGGCCTCGGAGGATCTCGCGTCCCGGTTCGTGGAGCCGCACGAGGGCCCGCTGGGGTCGCGGCTGCGGCGGGTGATGAGCCGCTTCTTCGACTTCGTGGACGCACACGGTCCCGGTTTCTCCGCCCTGATGCGCGGCGGTCCCGCGGTCGGCTCCTCCACCACCAACGCGCTCGTCGACTCCGTACGGCAGGCCGCCTACGAGCAGGTGCTGGCGCACATGGGGGTGGCGGAGCCCGTGCCGGCGCGGCTGGAGCTGGTGGTCCGCTCCTGGATCTCGCTCGTCGAGTCGACGGCGCTGATCTGGCTGGACGGGCGGCGCATCCCGCGCGAGGAGCTGGAGACGCAGCTGGTGCAGGACTTCGCCGCGCTGGCCGCCGTGGCCGCCGCCCGTGACGCGGAGCTGGCCGCGCTGCTGCGCGGGCTGCTGGCGAAGGAGCCGGGCGACGGGCCGTTCACCGACCTCGCCGCCCGGCTGATCGCGCTGGCGTCCCCCTGA